A window from Leptothermofonsia sichuanensis E412 encodes these proteins:
- a CDS encoding DUF533 domain-containing protein: MTSTTQSPYTDEQISIWLRGLLTLAWSDGHFDVEEQTLITALTHQELTSADKSEALEPVSPEEIAAAFKDDPKTAENFLRTAVMVAVADGAYSFCEDELLRKYCQALGLKLEILEVLRSTLCDPAAEAKAAEAGTAAAQPLQPEPSPDVLHPVREWLDQMDIHDPKVARFLCKLIPAQCPFERDINLFGRKVAHIPPLCKLNPLYEQLVSLRFRALSYLADDCGEDVSPYC, translated from the coding sequence ATGACTAGCACAACTCAATCTCCCTACACCGATGAACAAATCTCGATCTGGCTTCGAGGTCTGCTGACCCTTGCCTGGTCGGATGGGCACTTTGATGTAGAAGAGCAAACACTGATTACCGCACTGACTCATCAAGAATTAACCTCCGCCGATAAGTCAGAAGCTTTAGAACCCGTTTCTCCAGAAGAAATTGCCGCTGCCTTTAAAGATGACCCGAAGACCGCAGAAAATTTCCTGAGAACCGCCGTGATGGTGGCGGTGGCCGATGGTGCTTACTCATTCTGTGAAGATGAACTGCTCCGAAAGTACTGCCAGGCATTAGGGTTAAAACTGGAAATCCTGGAAGTGCTGCGCTCAACCTTATGCGATCCAGCGGCTGAAGCAAAGGCGGCTGAAGCGGGAACCGCCGCCGCCCAACCGCTTCAGCCAGAACCGTCTCCCGATGTGCTTCATCCGGTGCGGGAATGGTTGGATCAGATGGATATTCACGATCCTAAAGTTGCCCGCTTTCTTTGCAAGTTGATCCCTGCCCAATGCCCATTTGAACGAGACATCAACCTTTTTGGACGCAAGGTGGCTCATATTCCTCCCCTGTGCAAGCTCAATCCCCTGTACGAACAGCTGGTTAGCTTACGCTTTCGTGCCCTCTCTTACCTGGCAGATGACTGTGGAGAGGACGTTTCACCCTATTGTTAG